TAACCCCTACTTCTTCGCGCCCGCCGCGCTCATCGCCACCGGCCGCACCGGATCGCCTTCGCGCAACAGCGCGCCGGCGCGGGCCACCACGGTGTCGCCTTCCTGCAGCCCCTCGCGGATTTCGACCTGGCCGGCCGACATCAGGCCGACCTCCACCCGCTTGGTCTCGACCCGCGCCCGCCGCACCACCTGCACCACGGTGCCGGCCGAGCCGTAGAGGATCGCGGTCAGCGGCACCGAGATGCCGCAGCTCTGCCCGGTCTTGATCAGCGCGCGGCCGGACGAATTCACCAACAGCCGCCGCGGCAGCACCACCGAGACGAACACCTGGCCGAGCTGGCTGTTGGGCTCGATGGTCGAGGCCACCCGCCGCACCTTGCCCTCGACCTCGCCGGCGCCGATGATCTTGATCCGCGCGGTCTGGTTTACCGCGAGTTTGGAAATATCCCGCACCGGCACCATGCCGACCAGGTCGAATTCGCTGCGCGCGATGATGGAAAACAGCGCCTCGCCCTTGCCCCCTGCGATCGAGCCGATCACCGCCGAGGACGTCGAGATCAGCCCGGCCACCGGCGACTGCACCACCTGCATGCCGCCCTCGGGCAGCGCCAGCCGGGCCAGCGCCTGGCCGGCGGTGACGGTGTCGCCCGGCTCGGCCAGGATTTCGGAAACCTTCAGGCCCGGCCGCTCCGGCCGCACCGACGTCTCCTCCCGCGCGATCAGGATGCCGGAAACCTCGACGATATCGGAGAAACAGGCCTTGGCCGCCTTGAACACCGTGACCGCGGCGCCCTTCGGCGCGGCCTCGGGCTCCTCGGCGGCGAGGGCGGGGGAGGCGAGAAAGAGCAGGGCGGCGAGGGTGGGGGCGAGGAGGTGGCGTGAGGCGTGGTGTGCGGGAAAATTGTTCATCGGCAATCCAGTCCCGTTTGGGGGCCTATCGATATCAGAAGGGGGGCTCGGACGCCAAGCGGTATGGCCCCCATGTGGGTGAAGCGCTTACCCCTCGCCGACATGGCCGGGCTTCATCCCTCCGATGCTGTCTTTGATTCCAATGAAGCGAAAGGGGTAGCTTATTAGCGCTGCCACTCAAAGAGTTCGGTTGCCGCATAGCAAGATCGGACGTTCGAATTCGCCAGCTTCCGCGTGGACGGCTGATCGACCCCGCACAATGCCATCGCTCCGGTTGTTTGGCAGTATGCTCCGGCCGATTCGTGCTTGGCTTGCGGGAATGCTTCCTTCGGCAACTTTGTGTCGATAGGATGTTAATCCGTGGGAACTAGAATTCGTCCGCATCGGGTTGGAAAGTGGGTATGGCAGGTACTGAACTCAATCAGTGGATGACGGCTCTGGGCTACAACTTGGCCTCGGACTCGATGCACCGCGCCAGTTCCCAGCTTCGAGCCCGTCATCCGTATGCTCCCGAATTGCTTGATCTGTTGAACCCGGCCGGTGAAATTCGCGCTGAGGCGGTGTTCGATGTCGAAGGCGTTCCGACGGTCTGTTTCTTCGTTGACGATGGATCGTTGATAAACGATGCGCATCGTTTGGCGGAGATTCGGCAGCGCATTTGGAATCAGAACCTCATTTCCTTGATCTTGATCTTGACTCCGACGCACCTCGTGCCGGTGCCTGTCACTCGCAAGGTGCCGGCCGCCGATCCCATTCTCAAATCACAAGTTCGTCCGGATGGCCCGCTCTCGTGTGCGGACATTCAATCCGGGGATGTATGGTCCCGTTTCAAGTCATGGTTTCAGGTCGATGATCGTGTCGACCGGAAGCTGCTGTCGAATCTGCGCGTTACAGTACGTGAACTCTGCGAGAAAAAACGCGGACAATTGGCGATCGACGACGCTCAATACTTAGTCTCTCAACTGCTATTTGTTTCCTATCTCGAACATCGTGGAATTGTTGGTGATCGCTACAGGGCTGAACGAAAGGTGGGTCGTCTATTCGATCTTATTCAAACTCGAAACCGACAAGGCGTTGTTCGTCTGCTCGGCAAACTGAAATCAGACTTCAATGGCGACTTCCTAGAGCCGAAGGTCGGCTCGAAAGACCTATGGCTCGACCTCCAAGACAGCAGTTTCGAGGTGCTCCTGGCATTCCTCGCCGCAAACGATATGGAGACCGGACAGCTCAGCATTTGGCCTTACAATTTCCGTTTCATCCCCGTCGAACTGCTGTCTGGCATATACGAAGCGTTTCTCGGAAAGGAGTCGCAGAGAAAGGCTGCTGCGTTTTACACGCCCCGTCATCTGGCCAACCTCGTCGTTGATCAAGCGCTAAACGACTCCGTCGATCTGCTGAGTGAGCGTATCTACGACGGCGCCTGCGGGTCGGGCATCTTACTAACAACTGCTTTCCGAAGAATAATCGGTGAAGCTGAAGCCCGAAAGAAAGGGGCGCAGGTCTCGCTATCCGAACGTATTGCACTGCTCAGGAGTTGCATCTTCGGAAGCGATATCAGTGATTCTGCTTGTCGCGTAACCGCATTCAGTCTCTACCTGTCGCTACTTGAACGGTTGGAGCCGACAGATATTGCGGCGTTGTGTGACGACGAAAACGTAAAGCTACCAAACCTGCGCGGCTCCAATCTATTTGGTGGCCCACAGGCGGGCGAATTCTTTTCTCGCAAGAATCCTCTAGTCAAACGCGGCGGCTTCACGTTGTTTCTCAGCAATCCGCCCTGGGTTGAGCCAAAGCAGAACGAAAGCTCAGCTGCCGACGATTGGGCGGCGGAAGAGGGCGCGCCACGTGCGCTGCGCCAACTAGCTGCTGATTTTGCTTGGCGGGCGGTGGATTGCCTTTCGCCGTCGGGTCGACTGTGTATGATTCTTCCAATGAGCCTTTTGTTGAAACCTACGAGTCAGGAATTCCTGACCGAGTGGTTGCAACGCATTAAGTGGCACCGCGTCATCAATTTCGGTGATCTCAAAGAACTACTCTTCGATCAGGGCCGTAAATCCTGCGTCGTTTTGATCGGTACACCAAGGCCCGAGAACGAAAATGCTAGATGGATAATCCCCCCGAACGAAATATTCGAGTATTGGGTGCCGAAGGCAGATGTGAGCCTCGCCTTCGGTCGCCTCACACTCCATAGCGGCGACCGACATCGGGTGCAGACGCAAGCGATCGCGCTGTCCAACAAGCAGTTGACGACACGAATGTGGGGTGACGACTTTGATTTGGCTCTCTGGGCCGATTTGCGTCTGCGAGGCACGTTCAATGACCTTGTCTCGGGTTCGAATAGACGGTGGGCTCGTCGAAAAGGATTTCATCGCACCGATAACGCCGTACCTGCCGACAAATGGGTTAGCAGCAAACCGCTTTGGGAAATGATGTTTGTTCGGCCGGGCGATCTTTATCACAATGTCGTTCCTGATTTGTCGAGCAGACGTGCTTTTCCAAAAGGCGAAATCCAAAGAGTGCCCAAACTTAGTGCTGAAGTGCTGGATGCATTCGACGGCCCGCGGATTTTGTTTCCAGATGGTCCGTCGCCAGACCTCGAGATTCGCGCTGCATTTATCGATAAGCCTGCGTCTTTCATGAGCAGCGTAGGTGTCATCGCGGGCCCCATGGAAGATGCCGATTATCTCCGTTTTGCAACCGTTTTCTTGCGTTCGGATCTCGTTAGATATTTTATGGTGACGCAGCTCTACCAGCTCCTGAGCGACCGCGACCGAGTCTCGCTTAGCGACGTGGGCAACTTTCCATTTTATCTGCCTGAACGGCATCCTGATCCCGCGAGAGCAAGAAAGATCGTCAAAGAGTTGGCGGGCTACGTTCAAGAAATTGAGAACACGAGCGTGTTGATGCGTAGCCATCGGTGGGAGACGCTGCGGCCGATCGCAGAGACGAAGTTATTGGAGTATTTTGGGCTAAGTGAATCAGCTCAGGCAATTGTCAAAGAAACGATCGAGGTCGTTCTTCCCGCAATCCGCCCTTATGGCATGTCAGACGTATTTGAACGTGCTGGAAGACGGCCGTCAAATGATGCGATACGATCTTACGTGGGAACGCTCATCGCCGAGTTGGAATCATGGCGTGACGCACGAAAAGGGAAGGGCAAATTTTCGGTTGAGGTGCTGCTGACAATCCGGGAGAGGTCCGGCCCGTTTGGTATTGTTCGTGTCCATGTGGGCTCGAGCAGGAAGAGCAAGGCGGAGATTCAAAGAAAGGAAGCTGCGGCGAACAGTGCTATTGCAGAGTTGCAGGCTCGCAAATTGCTGCCGATGTCGCTTTCAGAAGATTTGTATTTCGTTGCTGATACGGTCATTGTAGCTGACGATACAGTGTTTCTCGTAAAGCCACAGAATGAGCGTGCTTGGTTACGCCGGCAAGCATTGCGAGATGCCGAGCGAATCGTCGAAACAACGACGCGTCCCGCTGCGCTAGCTCAGGACGTGGCATGACGAAGTCGGGCAGCTGGCTTTCGGCATTTCCCCAAGAGGACGTTCGAGTCGCGGTCGACGCTTTGCGCGGAGTATGGGCGGAGCTCACGACGCTGAGCCCAGAAACATTTCACGCCGACGCAAAAGAACCCCGATTAACCGAATTACTGTGCGAGCATATTCGGTCGGTCTTTAAGACGCGCACGAAGCTTACCGGACAGTGGAGTTACGAGAGAAGAATCGGCAAGATCAAGCAACGCAAGGGCGGCGGTGTTGAAATTGCTGATAGAAGGCGCACAGACATCGAATATTTCTCTGATCGATACGATCCAGCACTTGAGCTCGTATTTGAATTCAAGAAAATCAACGGAAAGGCCGCGCGCAGGAATACATATGTAGGTTCAGACGGAATGCTTCGCTTTGTAACTGGCAGCTATAGTGTCAAGCAACCGCTTGCGGTCATGGTCGGAATTTTGACTGATAAGGAAACGGCCTGCGTAAAGCCTCTTATTGATCTGCTGAAAACGCCAGAGCTAATGACGTCGTTGCAGATGAAGCCGGCGCCTTCCGAATCGCTGAAGGTTCCATCGCTCATTTTGCCAAGAATCGCTCAATTTGACACGGAGCATCAACGCGCGGCAGAGCTCGCGGCGGAGCACGGGACGATAACCATCGCCCATCTGTTCCTTGGTTTTCCCGTTGCGACAACGTAGTAGAGTGCGGTCGCTTGGGGTTGCAGTATGCTATGTGGCATGAACCATCCAATCCGAACAAGGGAGCAAGCAATGCCCCTGACCAGAAGCTTTCGCGAGACGGTGCAGGCGCGCGCTCGCCGCGACATCAAATTCCGGCAGGCCTTGCTTGCCGAGGCGATGCAGGCGTTGCTCGATGGTAATCTCGACGAAGGGCGCGCCACGCTGCGCTCGTGCATCAACGCCACCGTCGGTTTCGAAAAACTCGGCGCCGCGCTCGGCCGGTCGCCCAAGAGCCTGATGCGCATGTTCGGGCCATCGGGCAACCCTACGGCCGAAAACCTGCTCGGCGTCATCGGCGTGCTGCAGGAGAAAACGGGCGTTCGCCTGCAGGTGCGCGCGGTCGCCGACGCGGCCTGACGGGAAGCTGCCTACCCCCGATTTTCCGAAATTACGCCCTCCGAGCCGGGCATTTTACTTTGCATGGGGTCGTTTTGCGATTTTTTGTTGAGGCCCTGCGGTAGGCGCTGCGTCTGGGGCGGGAGGCGGCGCGCTTAAGTCACGACGGCAGCTTCCGTCGCCGGTCCGCCACGGGCTGCGCTTCTTTCGCCGCCGCCGCGCCTTCTTCCTTCCAGCGCAAAATCTCCACCGCCAGGATCGGATGGTTGAAGCCCTTCAGCGTCAGATCTTCCAGCTGCCGGCCTTCGGCCCATGGCTCGACCATGCCGAACACGCGCTGGCTGACCACGATCTGGCCGGCCTTGGCTTCGTCACACAGCCGCGAGGCGAGGTTGGTGACGCTGCCGATCGCGGCGTATTCGAGCCGCTGCTCGAAGCCGATCTGGCCGAGCGTCGCATAGCCGAGCGCGATGCCGACGCCGAAGCCAAGACTATGCCCGCGGTTGCGCCACTTCTGCGTCAGCTGGCCGATGGTGTCGCGCATCTCGACCGCCATCTTCACCGCGCGCTTGACGTGATCGTCGAACTGGATCGGCGCGTTGAACAGGATCATCACGCCGTCGCCGGCATAGCGGTCGAGCGTGCCCTCGTAGCGGAAGATCAGCTCGCCGAGCGCGGCGTGATATTCGCGCAGCACGTTCATCGCCTCTTCCGGCTCGGTCGCCTCGGTGAAGGCGGTGAAGCCGCGCAGGTCGCAGAACACCACGGTGACTTCGCGGCGGTGGCTGTCGAGCAGCGAATCATGGCCGTCGGAGGAGGCGATCAGCTGCGCCACCTGCGGCGGCAGGAAGCGCTCCAGCCTTCGGATGCGCTCGATCTCGCCGAGCTGCTTCTCGACCCGCTCCTCCAGCGACTTGTTCCAGTTCTTGAGCTGCTCGGTCTGTTCCTGCAGTTTGGCCGCCTGCTGCTGCACGGTGGTGTGCGCGGTTTCCAGTTCGCGGCCCTTCGCGTCGACTTCGGTGAACAGCCGCGCATTGCGCATCGCCAGCACCGACTGGTGTGCGAACGTCTTCATCAGCCCGATCAGATTGGGCGAGAATTCGCCGGCCGCGCGGCGCAGCACCACCAGCGAGCCCAGGATGCCTTTTTGATCGACCAGCGGCACCACCAGCACGGAATGAAAGCCGGCCTCGGCCGCGACGTCGCGCAGCCGATCTTCGGCAACGCTCGCGAGATCGGGGATCGCGATCGGCTCGCCCTGGCTTGCGGCCTGGCCGAGCACGCTGGAATCCTGGTCGATCTGCAGGTGCCGGCCTTCGGCCGTCTTGTCGATGCCGATCGCCTCGGTCAGGTTGAATCGCTGTCTGGTCGCGTCGTAGCCGTAGATCAGCACGGCGTCGGCATGGGTGATTTCCAGCGCGCGCGCCGCCACCGTCGGCAGCACCGCGTTGAGATCGAGCGAGGACGACACCGCGCGGCCGACCTCCTCGAGCACCTTGAGCTCGTTGATCGAGCGCGCCAGGTCGCGGGTGCGCTCCTCGACCTTGGTCTCGAGGCCCTCATAGGTCTCCTGCAGCCGGCCGGCCATGCTGTTGAACTGGTCGGACAGTTCTTCCAGTTCGTCCTTGGTGTGCACCTCGATGCGGTGGCTGAAATCGCCGGCGCCGAGCCGCCGCGCGCCGGCGCGCAGCGCGGTGATCGGAATCAGCATCCGCCGCGCCAGCACCGTGCCGGCGAGGATCGCAACCAGCAGGCCGAGCGCGATCAACAGCGCGCTCCGCACCAGCTGGTCCCGGATCGGCGCCAGCGCCTGCGCGGTCGGCTGCTCGAACAGCACGTACCAGCCGAGTTTCGGCACCGCGCTCGATGTCGTCAGCACCGCCTGGCCGTCGATGCCGGTGCCCGAGGTGGGCGGCACGCCGTCCGGCTTCAGCAGGGCGGCGACCTGCGGCAGGGCGGCGAGTTCCCTGCCGACCTCCGGGCCCTTCGAGCCTGCCAGCACCTGGCCGCGCGCATCGGCCACATAGGCGTAAGCGGCCTTGCCGACCTGGGCGTCGCCGAGGAAATCGTTGAGAAAGCGCAGGTCGATCTCGGCCAGCGTCACCCCGGCGTTGAAGCCGGAATGCGACACCGCGATCGACATGAAGGGGCGCGAGCCGACGAAATAGGCCGGCGCGAAGATGACCCCCTTGGCGGCGGTTTCGGAAAAGCGGATGTCGCGGGAAAAGTCGGCGTTGCTGTTGGTCGAGATCGTCGTGCGCGTCAGCCGCAGCTGCTCGCGGCCGCTGCCGTTGAGGAAGGAAAGCTGGCTCACCGCCGGCACCTGGTTCAGAAGCTGGGCGTAGTCGGAGCGGTGCTGTTCCAGCGTGGTCGCGCTGGCGCGGGTCACCCAGCTGATCTGCCGTTCCAGCTCCGAAATCGCCTGCTCGATCCGCAGCGCGGTGGCTTCCGCCTTCTCGCCCATCGCGTCGACCAGCGCGACCCGGGTGCCGCGATAGCTGATCCAGGTCTCCATCGCGCCGTTGACGGCCAGCACGAACACCACGAGCCCGACCAGCGCGGCGACGTATTTGGCGAACAGGCCTTCGCGGAGAAACCAGATTTTGTCCCTGACGCCGTTCATCCAGATCCTCATGCGCTCCCCATCAGAGGTTTGCGCTCAGCCGGGCTGTGTTTAGCACAATTCGAGGGGGTTGGCCGGGCTGTCGGCCAGCGTGGTTAGCCGCCATTTTGGCTAGCGGGGGAGGGCCGGGGTGGGGATACCGCGGCGGCGGTGGGGAGGTGAGAATGTCAGCGGTTGAACAATTGCCGCAGCACCTCGTTCATCGCCGGGCTGTCCTGCGGGGCTTGCGGGATGGTCTCGTTCTGCGGCGCAGGCGCCGGCGGCGCGGCCGGAACGGGGGAGCCCGGCGCGGGAATGCTGCGGCCTTGGCTTGGGACTTGGCTTGGGACTTGGCTTGGGACCTGGCTTGGACCCTGGCCTGGCGGCGCTTGTCCGAGCCCCAGCCCGAGGCCCTGCTGGATCAGATTGCCGAGGGTTTCGCCGAGCTTGTCGGCGGACAATCCGCCGCCGGCCGCTCCGCCGCTACCCGATCCGCTGCCGGCGGTTCCGCCTCCGGTCAATCCGCCGAGCAGCCCCCCCAGGCCGCCGCCGTCCTTGCCGAACAGGCCCTTGCCCATCTCCTTGAGCTTGGCATAGGCGGCGTCGGGATTGTCGAGGATGCCGGCCATGTCGGGATAGATGCGCGGCTGCGCCCACGGCCCGTCGATCATCACGGGAATGCCGAGCCCGACCGGATCGGAGGCGCGGCCCTGGCCTTCGGTGGTCATCACCAGTTTCGGGTCGACCCGGAACGCGATCTGCTTGGTGCCGAGGTCGATGGTGCCGACGCCGGTCATCTTCACCAGCGGTCCCACCAAATTGAGATCGGTGGTGACGGCCTGGCCCTTGTCGATGCGGAACGAGGCGGACAATTGCGAGAGGTCGGTGACCTGGTCCTGCTTCTCCTGCCAGCCCGACAGCGTGCCCGAGGTCAGCGAGCGGATCATCTTGGCGACGTTGAGCCCGATGATGGCGCCGTCCTGGAACACGACGAACGCCGTGCCATTGAGGTTCGCCATGATGGCGCGCTGGCTCGAGCCCGTGGCGCGCACGGAGATTTTCGCCTGCATCTTGCCGTCGAGCTTGTCGAAATCGGCGGTACTGGTCAGCAGCGGCAAGGCGCGGACGCCGGCAAGGTCGCTGTGCAGCGTGAAACTCGGCTCGGCCGCGGCGGCGTCCGCAGTGACCTCGCCGCTGGCCTGGCCGCCATAGGCGCCGAGATTGGAGAACCGCACCTTGAGCACGCCGCTGCCGAGCGTGGCATCGATCGCGGCCGGCGCGAAATGCGCGCCCGCAATGTTGAACTCGGCGGCGGAAGCCCGCACCTGCGCGTCGACATAGTTCAGTCCGCTGATGTCGAACGTCGCATTGCTCCAGGCCTGCGTAGCGGGCGAGGGCGTCGCCTTGGCGCCGGAAATGTCGAGCCGCTGGAAGTCGAGATCGAGCTTGACCAGCGGTTTGCTGGCGAGATCGACCGATGCCCAGCCGTTGAACGCGCCGTCGCCGAGCGTGCCGGACAGGCCGTTGATCATCACGGTCGAACCATTGAGCCGGACCTCGGCCTTGGCCGCCAGCGAGGCCTGCAACAGGCTGGGCGCGTCGAGGCCGATCTCGACCGGAATGTTCTGCCGTTCCAGCGGCGGTGGCGGCGCGGTGGCGCGGATGTCGAATTTGAGCGGATGGCCGCCGGTCTTCGCAGCGCCGGTGATCTTGATCTTGCGATCGGCGCCCATCCTCATCTCGGCGTCGATGCCGTCGATGCGATTTTCCACGCGGTCGCGCAGGTTGGAGAACACCACCACGCCGTCGGTCACGGTGATGCGATCGATCGCGGCCTTGCCGGCTTCGCTCGGGGCGGCCGCCGGCCTGGCGGATGAAATCAGCTGTCCCGAGCGTTCGCGCAGCAGCGGCAATTGCAGCACCGGCTTGTTGATGACGAGTTCGGTGACTTGCGGGCGGCCCGACCACAGGCTCGACAGCGTCACGTCGGCCTGGAGGCTGCCGACGGTCAGGCGGCTCGTGCCGTTGCGGTCCTTGGGGTCCTGCAGCGTGACGTCGTTCAGCTTGACGTTGAGGGAAGGCCAGATCCCGATCCTGGTGGCGCCGGCAATGGTCAGTTTGTAGCCGGTCTCGCGCTCGACCCGGGTCTGGATCTCCGACGTCAGGAATCCCGAGGGGACGCCGACGATCAGCAGCAATGCCGCCACCACGATCACGGCGGCGACGGCGGCTCCGGCGATTTTCAGTGCTTTCATCTCGACATTCCAGACCGGGCAGCTGCGCTCGAATTCGGCCCGGCCATAGCGGCGGGCCACGTAAATTGAGCTTATCCCGGAAGGGGAAACGGCTCAAAGCCAGTAAAAATAGTCCGGGGGTGCTGCAAAGTTATGTGACTTATGACACACTTCACAGGCCACAAGCTTCGCTAACGGTTATTTTGTCGATCTCGAATCCTTCTGGAAGGCATTGCAATGAGCAAAGCGGCCGAATTTGCGGTCATTCTCAAGATGAATCCGATGTTCGCGGACTTGGGTTCCGACGAATTGCAGCGGATCTCGAGCCTCTGCCACACCCAGCACCTCGGGGTGGGCGAGATGCTGTTCCAGAAGGGCGACGCCGGCGACGCCCTGTTCGGGGTCCGGCGCGGGCAGATCCGCATCGAGACCGGAGCATCGGACGGCAGCCGCCTGACCCTGAACTTTCTCGGCCCCGGCGACCTGTTCGGCGAGGTCGCGGTGCTCGACGGCCAGAGCCGCACCGCGGACGCCACCGCCGGCGAGCCCACGGAACTATTCGTGCTGCGGCGCGAGGATTTTCTCAGCTTTCTCGAACGTGAGCCCCGCGTCGCGGTCAAGATCATCGCGCTGTTGTGCCAGCGCATCCGCTGGATGAGCGAGCGGATGGAGGAATCCATGCTGCAGCCGCTGCCGGTACGGCTGGCGCGCCGGCTCTGCGCGCTGTCGTCCGATTTCGGCTCCGAGGTGCACATCTCGCAGGAACAGCTCGGCGTGTTCGTCGGCGCCGCCCGCGAGAGCGTCAACCGTCAACTGCAGCTGTGGCGCAAGGACGGCATTCTCGACCTGCAGCGCGGCCGCATCCTGCTGCAGAACATGACCAAGCTGACGGCGGTGGCGCGAAACGAATAGGGCTATAGCGCCGCCTACTCCGCCGCGGGCGAATGCACGATGCTCGGCGGCGGCTTGTGGTCGCCCGGCTCCTGCTCGTTCTCGCCGCTGGAGACCAGCAGTTTCCTGCCGAAGCGCCAGATCAGCGCGCCGAGATCGTCCATCATCATGAACATCGCCGGCACGAACACCAAGGACAGCACGGTGGAGAACACCAGCCCGCCGATCACGGCGAGCGCCATCGGCGAGCGGAATTCGCCGCCGGCGCCGAATGCCAGCGCGGACGGCATCATGCCGGCCGCCATCGCGATCGTGGTCATGACGATCGGGCGTGCGCGCTTGATGCCGGCATCGATGATCGCAAATTCGCGCGGATTGCCCTCGCGGATCGATTCGACCGCGAATTCCACCAGCATGATGGCGTTCTTGGTGACGATGCCCATCAGCATCAGGATGCCGATCCAAACCGGCGTCGTCAGCTGCTTGCCGGTCAAGAGCAGCGCCGCGATGGCACCGCCGATCGAGAGCGGCAACGAGAACAGGATGGTGATGGGCTGCAGGAAGGTGCCGAACAGCAGTACCAGCACCGCATAGACCATCATCAATCCGGTGGTGATCGCGGTGGCAAAGCCTTCCGACAGTTCGTTCAGGCTTTCGGCGTCGCCCGAGGGGCTGACCTTCACGCCCTTGGGCAGGCTCTTCATGACCGGCAGGTCGTAGATCAGTTTGGTGGCGTCGCCGAGCGCGGCGGAGCCGACGAGGTCGGCCGCCACCGTGGCCTGGCGTTCCCGGTCGTAGCGGTTGATGCTGGTCGGGCCCTGATCGAGCTTGATGTCGGCGACGACGGAGAGCGGCACGCCGCCCTTCTCGCCGCGCTGGCCGAGCGGCACCCGCAACTGCTCGAGGATCTGCAGGTCGCCGCGCGCGGCGTCCTCGAGCTGCACGCGGACCGGCACCAGCCGGCCGCCGGCGTCGAACTTCGCCAGCGCCGGGCCGACGTCGCCGATGGTGGCGACCCGGATGGTCTGCGACAGGCTCTCGGTGGAGACGCCGAGCCTTGCTGCGAGCTCCGCCCGCGGCTGGATGCGAAGCTCGGGGCGGTCGAGCGAGGTTTCGGAGATCACGTTGGCGATGATCGGAATCCGTTTCATCTGCGTCGCCAGCTCGCTGGCGACGTTGCCGACGATGTTGCTGTCGACGCCGGTGACCACCAGCGAGATCGCGCGCAAGCCGTTTTCGTCGAGGAACCAGAATCGGATGTCGGGAACGCTTTCGAGGTCCTTGCCGATATCGAGTTCGAGCAGGCGTTGCGTGTGTGCATCGTCGCGGTCGGCCTTTGGCGTGTAATTGATGATCAGCGCGGCTCGGCGCACCTCGAAGATGCCGGGCGGCACGCGGCCGCCGTCGACGAACACGCTCTTGACCTCGGGCCGCTTGCGCAGGCGCGCGACGATCTCCTCGGTCACCTTCTCGGTGTAGGCGAGTTGTGTGCC
The genomic region above belongs to Bradyrhizobium sediminis and contains:
- a CDS encoding efflux RND transporter periplasmic adaptor subunit; its protein translation is MNNFPAHHASRHLLAPTLAALLFLASPALAAEEPEAAPKGAAVTVFKAAKACFSDIVEVSGILIAREETSVRPERPGLKVSEILAEPGDTVTAGQALARLALPEGGMQVVQSPVAGLISTSSAVIGSIAGGKGEALFSIIARSEFDLVGMVPVRDISKLAVNQTARIKIIGAGEVEGKVRRVASTIEPNSQLGQVFVSVVLPRRLLVNSSGRALIKTGQSCGISVPLTAILYGSAGTVVQVVRRARVETKRVEVGLMSAGQVEIREGLQEGDTVVARAGALLREGDPVRPVAMSAAGAKK
- a CDS encoding HsdM family class I SAM-dependent methyltransferase yields the protein MAGTELNQWMTALGYNLASDSMHRASSQLRARHPYAPELLDLLNPAGEIRAEAVFDVEGVPTVCFFVDDGSLINDAHRLAEIRQRIWNQNLISLILILTPTHLVPVPVTRKVPAADPILKSQVRPDGPLSCADIQSGDVWSRFKSWFQVDDRVDRKLLSNLRVTVRELCEKKRGQLAIDDAQYLVSQLLFVSYLEHRGIVGDRYRAERKVGRLFDLIQTRNRQGVVRLLGKLKSDFNGDFLEPKVGSKDLWLDLQDSSFEVLLAFLAANDMETGQLSIWPYNFRFIPVELLSGIYEAFLGKESQRKAAAFYTPRHLANLVVDQALNDSVDLLSERIYDGACGSGILLTTAFRRIIGEAEARKKGAQVSLSERIALLRSCIFGSDISDSACRVTAFSLYLSLLERLEPTDIAALCDDENVKLPNLRGSNLFGGPQAGEFFSRKNPLVKRGGFTLFLSNPPWVEPKQNESSAADDWAAEEGAPRALRQLAADFAWRAVDCLSPSGRLCMILPMSLLLKPTSQEFLTEWLQRIKWHRVINFGDLKELLFDQGRKSCVVLIGTPRPENENARWIIPPNEIFEYWVPKADVSLAFGRLTLHSGDRHRVQTQAIALSNKQLTTRMWGDDFDLALWADLRLRGTFNDLVSGSNRRWARRKGFHRTDNAVPADKWVSSKPLWEMMFVRPGDLYHNVVPDLSSRRAFPKGEIQRVPKLSAEVLDAFDGPRILFPDGPSPDLEIRAAFIDKPASFMSSVGVIAGPMEDADYLRFATVFLRSDLVRYFMVTQLYQLLSDRDRVSLSDVGNFPFYLPERHPDPARARKIVKELAGYVQEIENTSVLMRSHRWETLRPIAETKLLEYFGLSESAQAIVKETIEVVLPAIRPYGMSDVFERAGRRPSNDAIRSYVGTLIAELESWRDARKGKGKFSVEVLLTIRERSGPFGIVRVHVGSSRKSKAEIQRKEAAANSAIAELQARKLLPMSLSEDLYFVADTVIVADDTVFLVKPQNERAWLRRQALRDAERIVETTTRPAALAQDVA
- a CDS encoding Fis family transcriptional regulator, with protein sequence MTKSGSWLSAFPQEDVRVAVDALRGVWAELTTLSPETFHADAKEPRLTELLCEHIRSVFKTRTKLTGQWSYERRIGKIKQRKGGGVEIADRRRTDIEYFSDRYDPALELVFEFKKINGKAARRNTYVGSDGMLRFVTGSYSVKQPLAVMVGILTDKETACVKPLIDLLKTPELMTSLQMKPAPSESLKVPSLILPRIAQFDTEHQRAAELAAEHGTITIAHLFLGFPVATT
- a CDS encoding transcriptional regulator — translated: MPLTRSFRETVQARARRDIKFRQALLAEAMQALLDGNLDEGRATLRSCINATVGFEKLGAALGRSPKSLMRMFGPSGNPTAENLLGVIGVLQEKTGVRLQVRAVADAA
- a CDS encoding adenylate/guanylate cyclase domain-containing protein, whose product is MNGVRDKIWFLREGLFAKYVAALVGLVVFVLAVNGAMETWISYRGTRVALVDAMGEKAEATALRIEQAISELERQISWVTRASATTLEQHRSDYAQLLNQVPAVSQLSFLNGSGREQLRLTRTTISTNSNADFSRDIRFSETAAKGVIFAPAYFVGSRPFMSIAVSHSGFNAGVTLAEIDLRFLNDFLGDAQVGKAAYAYVADARGQVLAGSKGPEVGRELAALPQVAALLKPDGVPPTSGTGIDGQAVLTTSSAVPKLGWYVLFEQPTAQALAPIRDQLVRSALLIALGLLVAILAGTVLARRMLIPITALRAGARRLGAGDFSHRIEVHTKDELEELSDQFNSMAGRLQETYEGLETKVEERTRDLARSINELKVLEEVGRAVSSSLDLNAVLPTVAARALEITHADAVLIYGYDATRQRFNLTEAIGIDKTAEGRHLQIDQDSSVLGQAASQGEPIAIPDLASVAEDRLRDVAAEAGFHSVLVVPLVDQKGILGSLVVLRRAAGEFSPNLIGLMKTFAHQSVLAMRNARLFTEVDAKGRELETAHTTVQQQAAKLQEQTEQLKNWNKSLEERVEKQLGEIERIRRLERFLPPQVAQLIASSDGHDSLLDSHRREVTVVFCDLRGFTAFTEATEPEEAMNVLREYHAALGELIFRYEGTLDRYAGDGVMILFNAPIQFDDHVKRAVKMAVEMRDTIGQLTQKWRNRGHSLGFGVGIALGYATLGQIGFEQRLEYAAIGSVTNLASRLCDEAKAGQIVVSQRVFGMVEPWAEGRQLEDLTLKGFNHPILAVEILRWKEEGAAAAKEAQPVADRRRKLPS